Proteins found in one Chthonomonadales bacterium genomic segment:
- a CDS encoding uracil-DNA glycosylase → MGEEPANAERLAGVAERASVCPACRLAETRTNVVFGEGNPDAPLVLVGEGPGQQEDATGRPFVGRAGVLLDECLRDTGMTRKHIYICNVVKCRACVIENGRVRNRPPRADEVEACAPWLDEQLTIIRPLVIVCLGGPSASTLIHRSFRMTQERGQWFTTCRYARYAIAALHPAYVLRLDGENYRAARQSLVDDLEAARQKVIQARKEPPPTLF, encoded by the coding sequence ATGGGTGAGGAGCCGGCCAACGCCGAGCGACTGGCGGGGGTGGCCGAGAGAGCGTCGGTGTGCCCGGCCTGCCGGCTGGCAGAGACGCGCACGAACGTGGTGTTCGGCGAGGGCAACCCCGACGCGCCGCTCGTGCTGGTTGGAGAGGGGCCCGGTCAGCAGGAGGATGCCACCGGCCGCCCGTTCGTCGGCCGCGCCGGCGTTCTGCTGGATGAGTGCCTGCGCGATACGGGCATGACGCGCAAGCATATATACATTTGCAATGTCGTTAAGTGCCGCGCCTGCGTGATCGAGAATGGCCGCGTTCGCAATCGGCCCCCGCGCGCCGACGAGGTCGAGGCCTGCGCTCCCTGGCTCGACGAGCAACTCACCATCATCCGGCCGCTCGTGATCGTCTGCCTGGGTGGACCGTCCGCCAGCACCCTCATTCACCGCAGCTTCCGGATGACCCAGGAGCGGGGACAGTGGTTCACCACGTGTCGCTACGCACGCTACGCCATCGCTGCCCTGCACCCCGCCTACGTCCTCCGGCTCGACGGCGAGAACTACCGAGCGGCGCGGCAGTCCCTCGTCGACGATCTTGAGGCCGCGCGTCAGAAAGTGATCCAGGCGCGCAAGGAACCCCCGCCGACCCTCTTCTGA
- the selB gene encoding selenocysteine-specific translation elongation factor → MKHVVIATAGHVDHGKTTLIQALTGTNTDRLTEEQARGMTIDLGFAALTLPDGSVAGIVDVPGHERFLKNMLAGAGGADVVLLVVAADESVMPQTLEHVRILELLGAREGVVALTKVALVDRDWLQVVEEDVRAQLAATFLRSARIVRVDSLKGTGIAALKRVLFSAVSRAEPRDARVPFRLPIDRVFTRPGFGTVVTGTLIAGTITTEDPIEVLPARLPARVRGLQSHGSRAASVSAGTRVAANLAGVEPDDVARGALLAPPGYIVPTSAFDAEARVLQEAARPLADRERVRLYLGAAEVLGRVRVLGGARIGPGEHGWVQFRAETPMACVRGDRFVMRVYSPMALIGGGVVLDAHPARHRRSDAGVVEALAARARGDAIEVATVWLQGQPFGAELEVAAASAGIAAEDVPRLLEAEGVQALGGNRIIHPAALLLVTERARGALAAYHAANPLRRGMPKEELRSALGRPLEPRAFAPLLRRWQNEGSVVSEGVTVRLAGFTVELNPRQRSLLERVAAALRSAWLAAPSLAELSQGVGAPPDAVAAILRVGAERGVVVRVTEEMAFHADAVEAARQALTSIAAEDGVVAVGRFRDVTGTSRKYAVPLLEYFDSVRFTRRRGDVRLLADGG, encoded by the coding sequence ATGAAGCACGTCGTCATCGCGACCGCCGGCCATGTCGACCACGGCAAGACGACGCTGATCCAGGCTCTCACCGGCACCAACACGGACCGGCTGACGGAGGAGCAGGCGCGCGGCATGACCATCGACCTGGGCTTCGCCGCGCTCACCCTCCCCGACGGCAGCGTGGCAGGGATCGTGGACGTGCCGGGGCACGAGCGGTTCCTCAAGAACATGCTCGCCGGCGCCGGCGGCGCCGACGTCGTCCTGCTCGTGGTCGCCGCCGACGAGAGCGTGATGCCGCAAACCCTGGAGCACGTGCGAATCCTGGAGTTGCTCGGCGCCAGAGAGGGCGTCGTCGCGCTCACGAAGGTGGCCCTCGTGGACCGCGACTGGCTGCAGGTGGTGGAGGAGGACGTGCGGGCGCAACTGGCCGCCACGTTCCTGCGTTCCGCTCGCATCGTCCGCGTTGACTCGCTGAAGGGCACCGGAATCGCCGCCCTCAAGCGCGTGCTCTTCTCCGCCGTCTCGCGTGCCGAGCCCCGCGATGCCCGCGTTCCGTTCCGGCTGCCGATCGACCGCGTGTTCACGCGGCCCGGGTTCGGAACGGTCGTCACCGGCACGCTCATCGCGGGAACGATCACGACCGAGGACCCGATCGAGGTGCTGCCCGCCCGCCTGCCGGCCAGGGTGCGAGGGCTGCAGAGCCACGGGTCGCGCGCGGCGAGCGTGTCGGCGGGCACGAGGGTCGCGGCGAACCTCGCCGGCGTGGAGCCCGACGATGTGGCGCGCGGCGCGCTGCTGGCGCCGCCCGGCTACATCGTGCCGACGAGTGCGTTCGATGCCGAAGCGCGCGTGCTCCAAGAGGCCGCTCGGCCGCTCGCCGACCGCGAGCGCGTGCGGCTCTACCTGGGCGCCGCCGAGGTTTTGGGGCGCGTTCGCGTGCTTGGCGGCGCCCGCATTGGCCCGGGCGAGCATGGGTGGGTGCAGTTTCGCGCGGAGACCCCGATGGCGTGTGTCCGGGGGGATCGCTTCGTGATGCGGGTCTACTCACCCATGGCGCTGATCGGGGGCGGCGTCGTTCTCGATGCCCACCCCGCGCGCCATCGGAGGAGCGATGCGGGTGTGGTGGAGGCCCTCGCGGCGCGGGCGCGCGGCGACGCGATCGAGGTAGCCACGGTGTGGTTGCAGGGTCAGCCCTTCGGGGCGGAGCTGGAGGTGGCCGCGGCGAGCGCTGGCATCGCCGCGGAGGACGTGCCGCGCCTGCTTGAGGCCGAGGGCGTCCAGGCTCTCGGCGGCAACCGGATCATCCACCCCGCTGCCCTGCTGCTGGTCACGGAGCGCGCACGCGGGGCTCTGGCGGCCTACCACGCGGCGAACCCGCTGCGGCGCGGCATGCCGAAGGAGGAGCTCCGCTCCGCGCTCGGCAGGCCGCTCGAGCCGCGCGCCTTCGCGCCACTGCTGCGTCGGTGGCAGAACGAGGGCAGCGTGGTGTCGGAGGGCGTGACGGTGCGTCTCGCCGGGTTCACGGTGGAGCTCAACCCGCGCCAGCGCTCGCTGCTTGAGCGCGTGGCGGCGGCCCTGCGCTCCGCGTGGCTGGCGGCGCCGAGCCTGGCGGAATTGAGCCAGGGCGTCGGCGCGCCGCCCGACGCGGTCGCGGCGATCCTGCGCGTGGGGGCGGAGCGTGGAGTCGTGGTGCGCGTCACCGAGGAGATGGCGTTCCACGCCGACGCCGTGGAGGCGGCGCGCCAGGCCCTCACGTCGATCGCCGCCGAGGATGGCGTGGTCGCGGTGGGCCGCTTCCGAGACGTGACGGGCACCTCGCGCAAGTACGCGGTTCCGCTGCTCGAGTACTTCGACTCGGTGCGCTTCACGCGCCGCCGCGGCGATGTGCGTCTGCTGGCGGATGGTGGCTGA
- a CDS encoding M48 family metallopeptidase: MSLVPAPSPRVRMYHALVYALLFEGELWPFAGLAALAFTGLARRLWRSVERRVRPPGLRLPAYLGIVLAGLALWQAPVRLLGYAVNRAFGFATHGPALWLADIGRDALFALIGVPVIWLAYALVRRSPRRWWLWLWAASVPWLLATTVLYPEVVAPAYNRFRPMAPSPLRSRIDALARRAGAGRPRVLVVDSSRRTTMLNAYVTGLGPTARIVLWDTTLRALTTDEVVAITAHELGHYVLRHVWLGFVASALGALALLAVGAAVAPTVIRTSGAAPALSHPAGLPAALLVFQALLLAQMPAASALSRLQERQADRFALRLIGDGRSLAHALAAFVERDYADPVPPALVQFWFGTHPPLRDRIRSAVAYRPTAQRGSVSRSVLAVSSGSVSLMNAPAPASEPARYLSLSSVR, encoded by the coding sequence ATGTCCCTCGTGCCGGCGCCGTCGCCTCGCGTCCGCATGTACCACGCGCTCGTGTACGCCCTCCTCTTCGAGGGCGAGCTCTGGCCGTTCGCGGGCCTCGCCGCGCTCGCGTTCACGGGGCTCGCGCGACGCCTCTGGCGGTCAGTAGAGCGCCGCGTGCGCCCGCCGGGCCTGCGGCTGCCGGCGTACCTGGGCATCGTCTTGGCGGGCCTCGCGCTCTGGCAGGCGCCCGTCCGGCTCCTCGGCTACGCCGTGAACCGCGCGTTCGGCTTCGCCACTCACGGCCCGGCCCTGTGGCTGGCCGACATCGGCCGCGACGCCCTGTTCGCGCTGATCGGCGTGCCGGTTATCTGGCTCGCGTATGCGCTGGTCCGACGCTCGCCGAGGCGCTGGTGGCTGTGGCTCTGGGCGGCCTCCGTGCCCTGGCTTCTTGCGACGACCGTGCTCTACCCCGAGGTCGTCGCGCCGGCCTACAATCGCTTCCGACCCATGGCGCCCTCGCCCCTGCGCTCCCGGATCGACGCGCTCGCCCGGCGGGCGGGAGCGGGAAGGCCGCGCGTGCTCGTCGTGGACAGCTCGCGGCGCACCACCATGCTCAACGCCTACGTGACAGGGTTGGGCCCCACGGCGCGCATCGTGTTGTGGGACACGACCCTGCGCGCGCTGACGACCGACGAGGTGGTTGCGATCACGGCGCACGAGCTCGGGCACTACGTGCTCCGGCACGTGTGGCTGGGGTTCGTGGCCAGCGCGCTGGGTGCGCTGGCCCTCCTCGCGGTCGGCGCCGCCGTGGCCCCGACGGTCATTCGGACCTCCGGGGCGGCCCCGGCGCTCTCACACCCCGCCGGCCTGCCGGCAGCGCTCCTGGTGTTCCAGGCGCTGCTCCTGGCGCAGATGCCCGCGGCCTCTGCTCTGTCACGCCTGCAGGAGCGCCAGGCGGACCGGTTCGCTCTCAGGCTGATCGGCGACGGACGATCGCTCGCGCACGCGCTGGCGGCCTTCGTCGAGCGCGACTATGCGGACCCGGTCCCGCCGGCGCTCGTGCAGTTCTGGTTCGGCACCCACCCGCCGCTGCGCGACCGCATCCGCTCCGCTGTCGCGTACCGTCCCACGGCTCAGCGCGGCTCCGTCTCGCGCAGCGTCCTGGCCGTCTCCTCGGGTAGCGTATCGTTGATGAACGCACCGGCGCCGGCCTCCGAGCCTGCCAGGTACTTGAGCTTGTCCTCGGTCCGGTAG
- a CDS encoding PLP-dependent transferase, producing the protein MARGAHGFATQAIHAGQEPDPVTGAVVTPLYQTSVFSFEAVGKDRGYQYSRFGNPTRTALQVCLAALEGGERACCYASGMAAADAAARLLRPGDHLLLGVDIYGGMFALVEEVLRPLGIEATYADALNADAFAAAMRPNTRMAWIESPTNPLLRVVDIAAIARCVSAAGALLTVDNTFATPYLQSPLALGADIVMHSTTKYIGGHSDVVGGALVTRRADLGERLERIARVAGAIPGPFDCWLTLRGVKTLAARMREHQRNAQRVAEHLAAHPKVARVYYPGLPRHEGHALAARQMRGFGGMLSVELAGGGRAARAMLNGVRLFALTGSLGGVESIISYPWMMSHAPLPPAERLRRGVTEGLVRLSVGIEEAEDLIADLDGALEGA; encoded by the coding sequence ATGGCGCGCGGGGCGCACGGATTCGCCACGCAGGCGATCCACGCTGGACAGGAACCTGACCCCGTGACCGGGGCCGTCGTCACACCCCTCTACCAGACCTCCGTCTTCTCGTTCGAGGCGGTCGGCAAGGATCGCGGCTACCAGTACTCGCGGTTCGGCAACCCCACTCGCACCGCGCTGCAGGTCTGCCTGGCCGCGCTCGAGGGCGGGGAGCGCGCCTGTTGCTACGCCTCCGGCATGGCCGCGGCCGACGCCGCCGCGCGTCTGCTGAGACCCGGCGACCACCTGCTGCTCGGAGTCGACATTTACGGGGGCATGTTCGCGCTCGTCGAGGAGGTGTTGCGTCCGCTCGGGATCGAGGCGACATACGCCGACGCGCTCAACGCGGACGCGTTCGCCGCGGCCATGCGGCCCAACACGCGAATGGCCTGGATCGAGAGCCCGACCAACCCACTCCTTCGCGTCGTGGACATCGCCGCCATTGCGCGGTGCGTTTCGGCCGCCGGCGCGCTGCTCACCGTCGACAACACCTTTGCGACACCGTACCTTCAGAGCCCGCTCGCGCTGGGCGCCGACATCGTGATGCACTCGACCACCAAGTACATTGGCGGCCACTCGGACGTGGTGGGCGGCGCCCTCGTGACACGTCGCGCCGACCTCGGCGAGCGCCTCGAGCGCATCGCGCGGGTGGCGGGCGCGATCCCGGGACCGTTCGATTGCTGGCTAACGCTGCGCGGCGTCAAGACGCTCGCGGCCCGGATGCGCGAGCACCAGCGCAACGCGCAGCGCGTCGCCGAGCACCTGGCCGCACACCCGAAGGTGGCGAGGGTCTACTACCCCGGCCTGCCGCGCCACGAGGGCCATGCGCTGGCCGCGCGCCAGATGCGCGGGTTCGGCGGCATGCTCTCGGTGGAGCTTGCGGGCGGCGGGCGAGCGGCCCGCGCGATGCTCAACGGCGTGCGCCTCTTCGCGCTCACCGGAAGCCTGGGGGGCGTCGAGAGCATCATCAGCTACCCGTGGATGATGTCCCACGCGCCGCTGCCCCCCGCTGAGCGGCTCCGGCGCGGCGTCACCGAGGGGCTCGTCCGGCTCTCCGTTGGCATCGAGGAAGCGGAAGACCTGATCGCGGATCTGGATGGGGCTCTCGAGGGCGCCTGA
- a CDS encoding HIT domain-containing protein has protein sequence MERLWAPWRIQYIENADREDGCIFCLFPAANDDPAHLILLRGQTAFIILNAFPYSNGHLMVTPYRHTANLDDLSDRELLELMTLTRRAVNLLRVAFHPDGFNIGVNMGRVAGAGIADHVHIHVVPRWHGDTNFMTVLGDTRVIPEDLSAVYARLKDRIDG, from the coding sequence ATGGAACGCCTCTGGGCGCCGTGGAGGATCCAGTATATCGAGAACGCCGACCGCGAGGACGGGTGCATCTTCTGCCTCTTTCCGGCGGCGAACGACGACCCCGCGCACCTCATCCTTCTGCGCGGTCAGACGGCCTTCATCATACTCAACGCCTTCCCCTACAGCAATGGTCACCTGATGGTCACCCCGTATCGGCACACGGCGAACCTCGACGACCTGTCCGACCGCGAGCTGCTGGAGTTGATGACGCTCACGCGCCGGGCGGTCAACCTGCTGCGCGTCGCCTTCCATCCTGACGGGTTCAACATCGGCGTCAACATGGGACGGGTGGCCGGTGCGGGCATCGCCGATCATGTTCACATCCATGTGGTTCCGCGCTGGCATGGCGACACCAACTTCATGACGGTCCTGGGCGACACGCGCGTGATCCCCGAGGATCTGTCCGCCGTGTATGCGCGGCTCAAGGACCGGATCGATGGGTGA
- the rbsK gene encoding ribokinase — protein MQRRARIAVIGSSNTDMVVKTERIPAPGETVLGGDFVMVPGGKGANQAVAAARLGGDVAFVARVGTDVFGDRSVESIGLAGVDTRSVLRDLAVPSGVALIFVDARGQNSIVVAPGANMALRPACVESARPAIASADVLVLQCEVPLETVAAAIRIGKELGKLVILNPAPAQRLPDGFLDGVSVITPNEVEASLLLGCDVGDDPACVEAARALVARGVGAAVITRGARGAVAVSRGRVHEVPARRVQVVDTTAAGDCFTGALACALGEGTELGPALHFANAAAALSVTRMGAHPSLPTRAEVDAFIAQR, from the coding sequence ATGCAGCGGCGCGCGCGTATCGCGGTGATTGGCAGCAGCAACACCGACATGGTCGTCAAGACCGAACGCATCCCGGCGCCGGGCGAGACGGTGCTGGGCGGCGACTTCGTGATGGTCCCCGGCGGCAAAGGGGCGAATCAGGCGGTCGCGGCCGCGCGGCTGGGAGGGGACGTTGCCTTCGTGGCGCGCGTCGGCACCGACGTGTTCGGTGACCGCTCCGTCGAGAGCATCGGGCTCGCCGGCGTTGACACGCGTTCCGTCCTTCGCGACCTCGCGGTGCCCTCGGGCGTCGCCCTCATCTTCGTGGACGCGCGCGGCCAGAACTCCATCGTCGTAGCGCCCGGCGCCAACATGGCCCTCAGGCCGGCTTGCGTCGAGTCCGCACGGCCGGCGATCGCCAGCGCCGACGTGCTCGTGCTTCAGTGCGAGGTGCCCCTTGAGACGGTCGCGGCCGCCATCCGAATCGGCAAGGAGCTCGGCAAGCTGGTCATCCTGAACCCTGCGCCGGCGCAGAGGCTGCCGGATGGGTTCCTGGACGGCGTGAGCGTGATCACGCCAAACGAGGTGGAGGCCAGCCTCCTGCTCGGCTGCGATGTGGGCGACGATCCGGCCTGCGTGGAGGCCGCCCGCGCGCTCGTGGCCCGGGGCGTCGGAGCCGCCGTGATCACGCGGGGCGCGCGCGGCGCGGTCGCCGTATCGCGGGGGCGCGTCCACGAAGTGCCGGCGCGGCGCGTGCAGGTCGTCGACACCACCGCTGCGGGCGACTGCTTCACCGGAGCGCTCGCCTGCGCGCTCGGCGAGGGCACGGAGCTTGGCCCGGCGCTGCACTTCGCCAACGCCGCGGCCGCGCTCTCGGTCACGCGGATGGGCGCGCACCCCTCGCTGCCCACGCGCGCGGAGGTGGACGCCTTCATCGCGCAGCGGTAG
- a CDS encoding ROK family protein yields MVDIAGALGASASQPPPLDTTFQPASVVGRAVRRGAVAEGGVPVRIAIERADGSVSLYETIAFAPGSPRFALNLPYIERVVKFLLWQRGGWRVFVGGPEPIGEHVRALYRAGGERAFDADFMGSVFEHPFTVEVVGADAVPVERETSMPLGRHLDGCRVGFDLGASDRKASAVVDGEAVFSEEVVWDPRGESDPEYHYQGVMDSIRRAAAHLPRLDAVGGSAAGVYIGNRVRVASLFRGIPRDMFEARIADMFLRIRDALGVPLEVVNDGEVTALAGSMSLGANPVLGLAMGSSQAAGYVNRAGNITGWLNELAFAPIDYRPGAPIDEWSGDAGCGVQYFSQVGAIRVAEGAGLRFGEGLTLPQKLEELQSRMAGGEPTVIQVYETLGTYLGYAMAHYAEFYDLAHVLVLGRVTSGRGGEVIVDACNRVLAREFPEVAERVCVALPDEKSRRVGQSIAAASLPSLGGSPARA; encoded by the coding sequence ATGGTGGACATCGCCGGCGCGCTCGGGGCCAGCGCCTCTCAGCCGCCGCCCCTCGATACGACATTCCAGCCGGCCTCGGTCGTCGGCCGCGCGGTGCGTAGGGGCGCCGTCGCGGAGGGTGGTGTGCCCGTGCGCATCGCGATCGAGCGCGCGGACGGCTCAGTGTCACTCTATGAGACCATCGCGTTCGCCCCGGGTTCGCCCCGGTTTGCGCTGAACCTGCCGTACATCGAGCGCGTCGTTAAGTTCCTTCTCTGGCAGCGCGGCGGCTGGCGCGTCTTCGTTGGCGGGCCGGAGCCGATCGGCGAGCACGTCCGCGCGCTCTACCGCGCTGGCGGTGAGCGGGCGTTCGATGCCGACTTCATGGGCAGCGTGTTCGAGCATCCGTTCACCGTGGAGGTCGTGGGCGCCGACGCGGTACCCGTCGAGCGCGAGACCTCCATGCCCCTCGGGCGCCACCTGGACGGCTGCCGGGTCGGCTTCGACCTGGGCGCGAGCGACCGCAAGGCGAGCGCCGTCGTCGATGGCGAGGCCGTGTTCAGCGAGGAGGTCGTCTGGGACCCTCGCGGCGAGTCGGATCCCGAGTACCACTACCAGGGCGTTATGGACTCGATTCGGCGCGCGGCGGCCCATCTACCCCGGCTGGACGCGGTAGGCGGCAGCGCGGCCGGCGTCTACATCGGGAATCGCGTGCGGGTGGCATCGCTCTTTCGCGGCATCCCGCGCGACATGTTCGAGGCACGCATCGCGGACATGTTCCTGCGGATCCGCGACGCGCTGGGCGTGCCACTGGAGGTGGTGAACGACGGAGAGGTGACGGCGCTTGCCGGCTCGATGTCGCTCGGCGCCAACCCGGTTCTCGGGCTCGCGATGGGTTCGAGCCAGGCCGCCGGCTATGTGAACCGCGCCGGGAACATCACCGGCTGGCTGAACGAGCTCGCCTTCGCGCCGATCGACTACCGCCCCGGCGCGCCGATCGACGAGTGGTCCGGCGACGCGGGCTGCGGCGTGCAGTACTTCTCGCAGGTCGGCGCGATCCGCGTGGCCGAAGGGGCGGGCCTCCGGTTCGGCGAGGGCCTCACCTTGCCCCAGAAGCTCGAGGAGCTACAAAGCCGGATGGCGGGCGGCGAGCCGACGGTCATCCAGGTCTATGAGACGCTCGGTACCTATCTGGGCTACGCCATGGCGCACTATGCGGAGTTCTACGACCTGGCCCATGTCCTTGTACTCGGGCGCGTGACGAGCGGCCGGGGCGGCGAGGTGATCGTGGATGCCTGCAACCGCGTGCTGGCCCGGGAGTTCCCGGAGGTCGCCGAGCGCGTGTGCGTCGCCTTGCCGGACGAGAAGTCGCGCCGAGTCGGCCAGTCGATCGCGGCGGCGAGCCTGCCGTCGCTCGGCGGCAGCCCGGCACGGGCCTGA
- a CDS encoding polyprenyl synthetase family protein, producing the protein MDLESYLRSRREMVEAALDASLPHAPATPTRLQEAIRYSVLAPGKRLRPVLLLASAEAVGGDPRDVLPTACALECIHAFSLIHDDLPCMDDDDYRRGRPTSHRVFGEAVALLAGDALLALAFELVAANAATSAPERVVPALALIARASGTRGMVGGQVLDMESEGRDVDGQTLEYIHAHKTGALLSASAVVGALLCGASEEQLQALRLYGRHIGLAFQIADDILDVVGDESKLGKRVGGDARQGKATYPRLHGLEESRRRACAESERAVEALAAFGPGADPLRAIARYIVERDL; encoded by the coding sequence ATGGATCTCGAGTCCTATCTTCGGTCGCGTCGAGAGATGGTGGAAGCCGCGCTCGACGCCTCGCTACCCCACGCCCCCGCAACGCCCACCCGCCTTCAGGAGGCCATCCGCTACAGCGTGCTCGCGCCTGGCAAGCGCCTTCGTCCCGTGCTCCTGCTCGCCAGCGCGGAGGCGGTAGGCGGCGACCCGCGGGATGTCCTGCCGACGGCCTGTGCCCTCGAGTGCATCCATGCCTTCTCGCTCATCCACGACGACCTGCCGTGCATGGACGATGACGACTACCGCCGCGGTCGGCCCACGAGCCACAGGGTGTTCGGCGAGGCAGTGGCGCTTCTGGCCGGTGATGCGCTCCTGGCGCTCGCGTTCGAGTTGGTGGCCGCCAATGCCGCAACGTCCGCGCCGGAGCGGGTGGTCCCGGCTCTGGCACTGATCGCCCGCGCCTCGGGAACGCGCGGCATGGTCGGCGGACAGGTGCTCGACATGGAGTCCGAGGGCCGTGACGTGGACGGGCAGACGCTCGAGTACATCCACGCGCACAAGACCGGCGCTCTCCTGAGCGCCTCCGCCGTCGTCGGCGCCCTCCTCTGCGGAGCCAGCGAGGAGCAACTGCAAGCGCTTCGCCTCTATGGCAGACACATCGGCCTGGCGTTCCAGATCGCCGACGACATCCTGGACGTGGTCGGCGATGAGAGCAAGCTCGGCAAGCGCGTCGGCGGCGATGCTCGGCAGGGCAAAGCCACCTACCCCCGGCTCCACGGCCTGGAGGAGTCGCGCCGCCGCGCGTGCGCCGAGTCCGAGCGGGCCGTGGAGGCCCTCGCCGCGTTCGGACCGGGTGCCGATCCGCTGCGAGCCATCGCACGCTACATCGTCGAGCGCGACCTGTAG